A DNA window from Anaerolineae bacterium contains the following coding sequences:
- a CDS encoding [LysW]-lysine hydrolase has translation MSNAVDTAFATLMGLVGRYSPSGQEEEAVAFLVRRFAELGYTHAYRDAAGNAVSVMGEGPRQIVLLGHVDTVPGEIPVRVETLPGEGEVLFGRGSVDAKGPLAAFTDAVAAVGPRPGWQFVVIGAVDEERESRGARFVAQQEGYRPAFAIIGEPSRWHRVTLGYKGSAWARVRVTRSLAHTAAREESAAEAAVAAWLRVRQMAETFNTERPRAFEQLQPTLRGLASGGDGFTEWAELTVGCRLPLDVPPDDWYARLREALPDAEVQPQGYPIPAYVSDKRNALVRAFLQAIRAVGGRPGFVRKTGTADLNIVAPVWGCPAVAYGPGDSRLDHTPEEHLPLEEYARAVAVLREVLVRLTKESASGKAF, from the coding sequence ATGTCAAACGCCGTGGATACAGCCTTTGCTACGCTAATGGGCCTGGTCGGTCGCTACTCCCCCAGTGGCCAGGAAGAAGAAGCCGTGGCCTTTCTGGTGCGGCGCTTTGCCGAGTTAGGCTATACCCATGCTTATCGTGATGCGGCGGGCAACGCCGTGAGTGTGATGGGCGAGGGGCCGCGCCAGATTGTGCTCCTGGGCCACGTCGACACCGTGCCCGGCGAGATTCCTGTGCGGGTGGAGACGTTACCCGGAGAGGGTGAGGTGCTTTTCGGTCGGGGCTCGGTGGACGCCAAAGGCCCCCTGGCGGCCTTCACCGACGCCGTGGCCGCCGTCGGCCCCCGTCCGGGGTGGCAGTTCGTGGTCATCGGTGCAGTGGACGAGGAGCGGGAGTCGCGCGGCGCGCGCTTTGTGGCCCAACAGGAGGGGTACCGCCCGGCCTTTGCCATCATCGGCGAGCCCAGCCGCTGGCACCGCGTGACCCTGGGCTACAAGGGCAGCGCCTGGGCCAGGGTGCGGGTCACCCGTTCCCTGGCGCACACGGCGGCCCGCGAGGAAAGCGCGGCCGAGGCGGCCGTGGCGGCTTGGCTGCGGGTGCGTCAGATGGCGGAGACCTTCAACACAGAGCGCCCGCGTGCCTTCGAGCAACTCCAGCCCACTCTGCGCGGGCTGGCCTCGGGGGGCGATGGCTTTACCGAGTGGGCCGAACTCACCGTGGGGTGCCGCCTTCCGCTGGATGTTCCCCCTGACGACTGGTACGCGCGGCTGCGGGAGGCGCTCCCCGACGCCGAGGTGCAGCCGCAAGGTTATCCGATTCCGGCTTATGTGAGCGACAAACGGAACGCCCTGGTGCGGGCCTTTCTGCAGGCCATTCGGGCCGTGGGGGGGCGGCCGGGGTTCGTGCGCAAAACGGGCACGGCGGATCTCAACATCGTGGCGCCGGTGTGGGGCTGCCCGGCCGTGGCTTACGGGCCGGGCGACAGCCGCCTGGACCACACGCCGGAGGAACACCTGCCGTTGGAGGAATACGCGCGGGCGGTGGCAGTGCTGCGTGAAGTGTTGGTCCGCCTGACAAAGGAATCGGCCTCGGGAAAAGCGTTTTAG
- a CDS encoding sulfite exporter TauE/SafE family protein translates to MLSQTLWVTGVLFLAALTQSATGFGLALVSMPLLSLRLPLPQATALVATVSMAVEIAILWRYWKHLRWGPVIRLVLASLAGIPVGVTLLRRWPERWLLAGLGVVLAGYALYALLGWRLPRLQARFWPWLMGFLAGALGGAYNTSGPPVILYGHAQEWPPAAFKANLQAFFLSSSTAVFLAHLVAGHIGPATWLRAAWAVPGLVLGLWAGGRLDAHLSPARFRRLVLVALLLLGGRMLWVSLGAG, encoded by the coding sequence ATGCTTTCTCAAACCCTGTGGGTGACCGGCGTGCTCTTCCTGGCCGCGCTGACCCAGAGTGCCACCGGCTTTGGGCTGGCGTTGGTCTCCATGCCTTTGCTTAGCCTGCGCCTGCCTTTGCCCCAGGCGACCGCGTTGGTGGCCACGGTCAGTATGGCCGTTGAAATTGCCATCTTGTGGCGTTACTGGAAGCATCTCCGGTGGGGGCCGGTGATCCGCCTGGTGCTGGCTTCCCTGGCGGGAATCCCCGTCGGGGTGACGCTTTTGCGGCGCTGGCCCGAACGCTGGTTGTTGGCCGGGCTGGGTGTGGTGCTGGCTGGCTACGCGTTGTACGCCTTGCTGGGATGGCGGCTGCCCCGTCTGCAGGCCCGCTTCTGGCCCTGGCTGATGGGCTTCCTGGCAGGGGCGTTGGGCGGGGCGTACAACACCTCCGGGCCGCCGGTCATCCTTTACGGTCATGCCCAGGAGTGGCCCCCCGCGGCGTTCAAGGCCAATCTGCAGGCGTTCTTTCTGAGCAGCAGCACGGCGGTCTTCCTCGCCCATCTTGTGGCCGGACATATCGGCCCGGCCACCTGGCTGCGCGCGGCCTGGGCTGTGCCAGGCCTGGTCCTAGGCCTGTGGGCCGGAGGACGGCTGGATGCGCATCTTTCCCCCGCCCGGTTTCGCCGGCTGGTGCTGGTGGCCTTACTTCTCCTGGGCGGGCGGATGCTCTGGGTTTCCTTGGGCGCGGGATAG